The Stenotrophomonas sp. BIO128-Bstrain region CCGGATGATCCCGTGTTCGAGGCGCGGCTGGACGCGATCCGCCGCGATGGTGGCAATCCCTTCCGCGACGAGCAGTTGCCGCAGGCGGTGATCGCGCTCAAGCAGGGCGTGGGTCGCCTGATCCGCAGCGAGACCGATCGCGGGGTGCTGGTGCTGTGCGACCCGCGCCTGCTCAGCCGCGGCTATGGCCGGATCTTCCTGGATTCGCTGCCGCCGTTCCGTCGCACCCGCTCGCTGGCCGATGTGCAGGCCTTCTTTGCGCCACAATGGCCCGTCGTCGGCGCTCCGCCTGCACCGGCGCCCGTCGCTGCGCCGCCCGCGCGGGCTGTACCGCCGACCGATGACTTTCCTACTTCCCTGTTCTGACCGCCATGAAACTGCTCGCCTTTGAAACCGCCACCGAAGCCTGCTCCGTCGCCCTGTATGTGGATGGGCAGGTCACTGAGCGCTTCGAGATCGCGCCGCGCCGCCACGCCGAACTCAGCCTGCCCTGGGCCGAGGCGCTGCTGGCCGAGGCGGGGGTGGCCCGTTCGCAGCTGGATGCGATCGCACTGGGCCGCGGCCCGGGCGCGTTCACGGGGGTGCGGCTGGCGATCGCCATCGCCCAGGGCATCGCCCTGGCGCTGGACCGCCCGCTGATCGCGGTCTCCACCCTGCAGGCGCTGGCGCTGCGTGCGCCGGCGGACGCCGATCAAGTGCTGGCCAGCATTGATGCGCGCATGGGCGAGGTCTATGCCGCGCGCCATGTCCGGATCGACGGGCAGTGGCAGTTGCAGGGCGAGGAAATCGTCTGCGCGCCCGAGCAGGTGGTGTTGCCCGGGGGCTCGCGCTGGTTCGGCGTGGGGACTGGCTTTGGTGCGGCCGAGGGCGTGCTGGCCACGCGGCTGGCCGATCAGCTGACCGGCGTGGACGCGCAGGCATTGCCGCGTGCATCGGACGTACTTGCGCTGGCGGTGCCGGCGTTCCAGCGCGGCGAAGGCGTGGCACCGGAGTTGGTGGAGCCGGCGTATCTGCGCAACAACGTGGCGCTGACCCTGGTGGAACAGCAGGCCGCGCGGGCGGCGAAGCAGGCGGCCTCGTAGCGTCCAGCTGCGCATCGCATCGTAAGCCCCAGCCACGCATGGCGTGGCACTACCTGCGCGGCGTTCTTGTAGAGCCACGCCATGCGTGGCTGGACCTTGCGCGCGATCAGCGGTCGTCGCGCAGCTCCCCGCCGGGCAGGAACACCCAGGTGCGGGTGACCTGCAGGATGTCGATCGCATCCTCGGTCTTGGGCAGTGGCGGGAACGGCTGGGCGAGCGTGATCACGCGCAGCGCGGTTTCATCGAGCAGCGGGGTGCCGCTGGACTGCAGGATGCGGGCACTTTCCACCGTGCCGTCGCGGCGCACCCCGACGGTGATCACTACCTGCCCGCCGAGCCGGCGCGCGCGCGCCTCGTCGGGGTAATTCAGATTGCCGACACGCTCGGCGCGGTCGACCCAGGCACGCAGATAGTTGGCATAGGCGTATTCGCGGGTACTGGCCGAAACGAACTTGCGGTTCGGGCGCTTGGCGTACTGCGCCGAGCGCAGGTGCACTTCGGCGGCCAGCCGTGCCATCTCCACGTCACGCTGCTCGCGCGCGGTCATCGGCGCATCCGGGCGGGGCTGCTCGGGCAGCGGCTGTGGCTGGGCTGCCGCAACCGTGTCGGTGCCATTGCGGCTGTTGACCACGCGGGTCTGCGGCGGCGGCACGCTGGCCGCCTCCTGGCGCTGCTGCGGAACCGGCGACAGCCCGGCCTGCGCCTGCGGCACGATCCCGGCCTGGTTGTCGCGCGGGCGTTGCACCTTGTCGTGGTCGCCACCGCCCTGCTGGTTGGCCTGGGCCAGGAAGTCGGCCTGCTTGGGCGTCAGCGGTGTCTGGGTCTGGCTGAAGATCACATCCAGGGTCGGTACCAGCGGGGCGCTGTCACTCACCGCGAAGCCGACCCCGAGGATCAGCAGGGCGTGCACGAGCACCGACAGCGTCAGGGTCGCGCCCAGCCGCTGGGATTCGCGCGCCTGCCACGTCGGCACCGGGGCGACGCTGGCGCTCATCGCGGCAGGCCGGCCTCGATCGCGTCGAACAGGGTGCCGGCGATGTTCAGCCCGAACTGGGCGTCGAGCTCGCGCACGCAGGTGGGGCTGGTGACGTTGACTTCGGTCAGGTAGTCGCCGATCACGTCCAGGCCGACGAAGCGCATGCCGCGCCGCTTCATTTCCGGCCCGACCTGGGCGGCGATCCAGCGGTCGCGCTCGCTCAGCGGGCGGCCTTCGCCGCGGCCGCCGGCGGCCAGGTTGCCGCGGAATTCGTCGCCCTGCGGAATCCGCGCCAGGCAGTAATCCACCGGCTCGCCATCCACCAGCAGGATGCGCTTGTCGCCGGCGGTGATGTCCGGGATGAACTTCTGCGCCAGGGCCAGCGTGCGCTCGCCGTCGGTCAGGGTTTCCAGGATCACGTTGAGATTGGGGTCGCCGGTGCCGCTGCGGAAGATCGAGCGGCCGCCCATGCCGTCCAGCGGCTTGAGCACGGCCTGGCCGTGTTCGAGCACGAAGGCCTTCAGGTCGGCGTTGCGGCGGCTGACCAGGGTCGGCGGGCAGCACTGCGGGAACAGCAGGGCGGCCAGTTTCTCGTTGTAGTCGCGCAGTCCCTGCGGGTCGTTGACCACCATCGCACCGGCCTGCTGGGCGACGCTGAGCACGTGGGTATCGTAGATGAATTCGGCATCGACCGGCGGGTCCTTGCGCATCAGCACGACCTGGCCGGGGCCGAACACGGTCTGGCTGAAGTCGCCCAGGGTGAACCAGTCGTTCTTGTCCTCGCGCACCTGCAGCGGGGCGGTGCGGGCGATGGCCTGGCCGTCGCGCAGGGCCAGCCCACCGGGGCTGACGTAGTGCAGGGCATGGCCGCGGCGCTGGGCTTCCAGCAGCATCGCGAAGGTGGTGTCCTTGGCAATCTTGATATGGGCGATGGGGTCCATCACCACGATGACATTCAACGGCATGGTCGCAACCTGGCGGGCAGGCCGATGATGGTAGCGACAATGGCCCGGCAATGCCTGCCCCGGGGGCCGGAACGCAGTGTCCGGCCCGGCCGGGGAACGGGCCGGGTTTGCGCAAAAGGGGCGTGCCGCGCACCGGCTGGCCCGCTCGCGGCGGGGCCGCGGTGGGTGTGCTTGAAGCGCGCGCCGGTATTGGGATATAGATACGCTTTCGCAGCGGCGCCGGGGATCAGCGCAAGCGTCGCGAGCTTGGGGAAAGGTAATGACTGAATACATGGCTGCGGGTGGGGAACTCGCAGGGCTGCGCGTGATGGTCATCGATGATTCGAAGACCATCCGCAGGACCGCGGAAACCCTCTTGAAGCGGGAAGGCTGCGAGGTGGTGACCGCGACCGATGGTTTCGAGGCGTTGGCCAAGATCGCCGACCAACAGCCGCAGATCATCTTCGTGGACATCATGATGCCGCGGCTGGACGGGTATCAGACCTGTGCGCTGATCAAGGGCAACCAGCTGTTCAAAGCCACGCCGGTGATCATGCTGTCCTCCAAGGATGGCCTGTTCGACAAGGCGCGCGGCCGCATCGTCGGCTCGGAGCAGTACCTGACCAAGCCATTCACGCGTGAAGAACTGCTGGGTGCCATCCGCACATACGTCAACGCCTGACCAGGGGGGAAAGGCACAATGGCTCGAATCGTACTGATCGAGGATTCACCGACCGACCGTGCGGTGTTCACGCAATGGTTGACCAAGGCCGGTCATGAAGTCCTGGAAGCGGACAACGCCGAGGACGGGCTCAAGCTCGTGCGCGAGCAGTCCCCGCAGCTGGTGCTGATGGACGTGGTCCTGCCGGGCATGAGTGGCTTCCAGGCCACCCGTGCGATGGCGCGCGACGCGGCCACCAAACATATCCCGGTGGTCATCGTCAGCACCAAGGCGATGGAAACCGACAAGGCGTGGGGGCTGCGCCAGGGGGCGGCCGACTACATCGTCAAGCCGCCGCGCGAGGAGGAACTGATCGCGCGGATCAACCAGTTGGTGGTCTGATGCGTTCTCCTTTCGACATCCTCCAGGGCTATGAGCGGCGCAGCCTGGCCCATGCGGTGCAGCTGCCCGAGCGGCAGTTCTCGCAGGACCTGTGGCGTGGCGTCGGTTACCGGGTCGGCAAGCGCCGGCTGGTGTCGGATTTCCGCGAAGTGGTGGAAATCGTGCCGATGCCGCCGGTCACCCCGGTGCCCGGCGCGCAGCCGTGGCTGCTGGGCGTGGGCAACCTGCGCGGCAACCTGTTCCCGGTGGTCGACCTGAAGTTCTTCCTGGAAGGTGAGCGCACCGTGCAGCAGGAAGGCCAGCGCGTGCTGATCATGCGCCAGGCCGGCGGTGACGTGGCGCTGACCATCGATGAACTGTTCGGCCAGCGCAGCTTCGAGCTGGACCAGGACATCGTCGCCGGCGATCTGGCCACCGGCCGCTACGCACATTTCATCGATCGCGCCTTCCATGGCGATGGCCATGACTGGGGCGTGTTCT contains the following coding sequences:
- the tsaB gene encoding tRNA (adenosine(37)-N6)-threonylcarbamoyltransferase complex dimerization subunit type 1 TsaB encodes the protein MKLLAFETATEACSVALYVDGQVTERFEIAPRRHAELSLPWAEALLAEAGVARSQLDAIALGRGPGAFTGVRLAIAIAQGIALALDRPLIAVSTLQALALRAPADADQVLASIDARMGEVYAARHVRIDGQWQLQGEEIVCAPEQVVLPGGSRWFGVGTGFGAAEGVLATRLADQLTGVDAQALPRASDVLALAVPAFQRGEGVAPELVEPAYLRNNVALTLVEQQAARAAKQAAS
- a CDS encoding energy transducer TonB; its protein translation is MSASVAPVPTWQARESQRLGATLTLSVLVHALLILGVGFAVSDSAPLVPTLDVIFSQTQTPLTPKQADFLAQANQQGGGDHDKVQRPRDNQAGIVPQAQAGLSPVPQQRQEAASVPPPQTRVVNSRNGTDTVAAAQPQPLPEQPRPDAPMTAREQRDVEMARLAAEVHLRSAQYAKRPNRKFVSASTREYAYANYLRAWVDRAERVGNLNYPDEARARRLGGQVVITVGVRRDGTVESARILQSSGTPLLDETALRVITLAQPFPPLPKTEDAIDILQVTRTWVFLPGGELRDDR
- the gshB gene encoding glutathione synthase, giving the protein MPLNVIVVMDPIAHIKIAKDTTFAMLLEAQRRGHALHYVSPGGLALRDGQAIARTAPLQVREDKNDWFTLGDFSQTVFGPGQVVLMRKDPPVDAEFIYDTHVLSVAQQAGAMVVNDPQGLRDYNEKLAALLFPQCCPPTLVSRRNADLKAFVLEHGQAVLKPLDGMGGRSIFRSGTGDPNLNVILETLTDGERTLALAQKFIPDITAGDKRILLVDGEPVDYCLARIPQGDEFRGNLAAGGRGEGRPLSERDRWIAAQVGPEMKRRGMRFVGLDVIGDYLTEVNVTSPTCVRELDAQFGLNIAGTLFDAIEAGLPR
- the pilG gene encoding twitching motility response regulator PilG, which translates into the protein MTEYMAAGGELAGLRVMVIDDSKTIRRTAETLLKREGCEVVTATDGFEALAKIADQQPQIIFVDIMMPRLDGYQTCALIKGNQLFKATPVIMLSSKDGLFDKARGRIVGSEQYLTKPFTREELLGAIRTYVNA
- a CDS encoding response regulator, with translation MARIVLIEDSPTDRAVFTQWLTKAGHEVLEADNAEDGLKLVREQSPQLVLMDVVLPGMSGFQATRAMARDAATKHIPVVIVSTKAMETDKAWGLRQGAADYIVKPPREEELIARINQLVV
- a CDS encoding chemotaxis protein CheW, translating into MRSPFDILQGYERRSLAHAVQLPERQFSQDLWRGVGYRVGKRRLVSDFREVVEIVPMPPVTPVPGAQPWLLGVGNLRGNLFPVVDLKFFLEGERTVQQEGQRVLIMRQAGGDVALTIDELFGQRSFELDQDIVAGDLATGRYAHFIDRAFHGDGHDWGVFSLSLLSRTPEFRQAAA